In Thermoanaerobaculia bacterium, the sequence CTTCAGGAACCCGTCGTAGTGCCGCATCACGAGCTGAGACTCGATCTGGTTGACCGTGTCCATGGCGACGCCGACGACGATCAGGAGCGAAGTGCCGCCGAAGTAGAAG encodes:
- a CDS encoding preprotein translocase subunit SecY; the encoded protein is FYFGGTSLLIVVGVAMDTVNQIESQLVMRHYDGFLKKSRVRGRRS